The window AGGCCCATAAATGCCGCTTTGAGTTCATGGTTTGCGTCAGGTGTTCTTCGTCCATTAATCCAATCGGTAGCTACTGGGTCATTTTCGGTAATAGGTATGAGAGAAGCCTTTTCGGATAAATAAGGGATAAGTTTTTGCACTAATTCATCGGCAGCTTTTTCTCCTAAAAGTTCTCTAACAGGCTCAGAGATAATTTTTTGAAACCAAGCATAATAATCGCCGTAAGCTGATTGTCCGGCTTCCATTCCTAACATATTCGGAATAATCGAACCATCTACTTGACCACAAATTCCTCGAATGAGCAAATGACCGATTTCTTCATTGGGAGCAATTAGCATATCGCAAGTTGAAGTGCCCATCACCCGCACAAAATCGTAAGGTTCAATTTCTGCACCAACGGCTCCCATGTGGCAATCAAAAGCTCCAACACCTATAGATACATCTTCAGGAAGGCCTAATTTAATAGCCCATTCCTTGGAAATGATGCCCATAGTTTCATTAGAAGTATATGTTTGACTAAAAAGTCGTTCTCTTAAACCTGTCAATAAAGGGTCAAGTTTTGTAAGAAATTCCTCTGATGGAAGTCCTTCAAACTCTTGATGCCACATAGCTTTATGACCAGCTGCACAGCGTGAACGCTTCAAGGTGAGTGGGTTTGTATTACCTGTCAGCACCGCAGAAATCCAATCACAATGTTCTACCCACGAAAAAGCCTTTTCACGAATCGCAGCATCTACTCGAAGGGTTCGCAGAATCTTTGCCCAAAACCACTCTGAAGAATAAATCCCACCCACATATTTGGTAAAGTCGGTGCTCCATGTATGGGCTAATTGGTTGATTTCTTCTGCTTCAGTGTTGGCGGTATGGTCTTTCCATAGAATAAACATACCGTTTGGATTTTCAGAGAATTCTGGTAAAAGAGCCAAAGGAGTACCTTTTTTATCAACTGCTACGGGCGTTGAGCCAGTTGTATCAATTGAAATACCAACAATACTTTTTTTGATTTCGTCAGAAAGTCCTTCTAAAGCACCTTTTATTGCACTTTCAAGGCCTTCGAGATAATCAAGTGGGTGTTGTCTGAATTGTGAAATAGATGGATTGCAGAATAAACCATTTTTCCATCGTTCATAATAATGGACTGCAGTTCCAACATTTTCACCAGTTTGTGTATCGACTACCAATGCTCGTACCGAATCAGTTCCGTAATCAAGACCTATGGTATATTTCTTTGACATTTTCATTTGTGTTATTTTGACACATTAATATTCGTGTAAATATGACACATTTTTATTTATTTCCAAAGTATTTTAATTTTTTAATGAAAATTTATTATTTATCTCATTGAATCGGAGATAAAATAATGGAAGGCATTAAACTGTCTTTGATATTTATCTTTGTCGAGCTGGTAGAGAATTGCCTTTTTTGTAGCTGAATTCTGATTTTTTTCACCAGTATCAATCAGAAGGTTAGTAGAAAGAATTTTTCGGCTAAAATTTCTTCTATCAAGTGGGGTATCATAAATAGCTTCGTATAATTTCTGAAGTTGTGGAATGGTAAATTTTTCGGGTAAAAGTTCAAATCCAATAGGGTGCAGGGCCGCTTTATAACGTAATTGTTCTAAAGCTAAATCGACCATTTGGTTATGGTCAAAAATAAGGTTTGGTCTATTTTTTAAATCAATCCAATAAGCGTTTTGTGCTTTGGCAGAATCTTGATTATGAGCGTGGATATTGATTAAGGCAAAAAAACAAATTGAAATTGTACGCTCAACTGGGTCTCTATCAACTTTTCCGAAAGTCTTAATTTCTTCAAAATAAATATCTTGTAAACCTGTCAAATCGTATAATATGCGATTAGCGGCAACTTCAAGGTCTTCATTTCCTTCTAAAAAACCACCCATTAAAGACCATTTACCTTTTTCTGGTTCAAAATTTCTTTTAATTAATAAGAGTTTAAGGGCTTCACCATCAAAGCCAAAAACTATACAATCAAGAGCTACAAGTATTCGAGTTGAATGAGGGTACTTATCCATCTATTTTTTGCAAGCATTAAAATTTAGTTTGCAATTTGGTTAGTGTTTTTAATAAAATTAGTGAAAATATATAATCTCCACTAATTTTATTAAATAAACAATGTTCTTTCTTTTATAAATGAAATACAAGACGGCATTTCATGCTCATACAATCTTGTATTAAAATAGGGCTAACAAGATACGTTACTTTGAAAGATTTAACACAATCACTGAAAAAGCAGGAATGGTTAGTTTTAAAACTCCTTTTTCAAATTTTACGCCACTAAAATCTTTGATTGCTATTTTATTAGGTTGTTCAAAGCTATTGTGGTCATCAATTTTAGAAGAAGCTAATATTTTGCCTGAAACTTTAGAAAAATCTTCACCTCTTAAATTAATTGTTACTTCATGCGATTTCGTATAATCAATGTTTGTCAAAGAAATATTCAAATTTCCTGATGCATCTTTAGAAGCCGAAGATGAAACTGCCGTTAATTTTTTACCATTAAATTCGTAATTTGGCGATTCGATATTCATTGGTACGAGCATTGCATCTTGATGCACATTATACATTTTCATCACATGATAGGTTGGCGTCAGTAACATTTTTTCTTCGTTAGTCAAAATGACCGCCTGTAAAACATTTACAATTTGTGCCAAGTTTGCTCCACGTACACGTTCTGCATGATTATTAAAAATATTGAGTGTTAGACCAGCAATCACCGCATCACGCATGGTATTTTGTTGATAGAGGAAACCTGGGTTTGTACCTTGTTCAACATCATACCAACCGCCCCACTCATCAACTATTAATGCAATTTTCTTTTGTGGGTCATATTTATCCATGATGGTGCTGTGTCCTTTGATGAACTCGTCCATTTTCCAAGCTTCATCCATCGTTTTGAAATATTGAGTTTCAGTAAAGCCAACGGCAGGGCCTTTAGTCTCTTTCCAACTCAAAACAGAATAATGGTGTAGAGCCACCCCATCCATCATGTGATGAGGGATATTTTTCATTAGTGTTTCTGTCCAATCATATTGGCCATCACTTGCACCAGAGGCAATTTTATAAAGTTTGGCATCTTTTGAGTCAGACATAAAAGTGGCATATTGACGGTAAATATTTGAATAGTATTCTGCCGTCATATTACCTCCACACCCCCACGCTTCATTTCCAACGCCCCAAAGTTTTACATTCCATGGGTTTTGGCGACCATTTTGTTTACGAAGTTCTGCCATTGGACTACCTCCTGGATGATTTACATACGAAACCCAATCTGATAAGTCTTTTACAGTGCCACTTCCTACATTTCCAGCCAAATATGGTTCTGCTCCAATTCTTTCGCAAAGGTCAAGAAAATCATGTGTACCGAAGCTATTATCTTCTGTAACTCCTCCCCACCACATATTAACCATTTTAGGACGCTTATCTTTTGGCCCAATACCATCTTTCCATTGATAGGCATCCGCAAAACAACCACCCGGCCAACGCAAATTTGGCACTTTCAATTCTTTAAGTGCTTGAATTACATCATTTCTAACACCAGCAGTATTTGGAATTTTTGTATTTCCTTCGCCTACATACATTCCACCGTAGATACAACGACCAAGGTGTTCGGCAAAATGTCCATAGATATGTTTATTAATTTTTGTTTTAGCCAAATCAGTATTTAGCGTGATTTTGGTTTGGGCTGATAAAGTTAAAGTAAAGCAGCCTGTTAAGATTGATAGAATTATTTTTTTCACTTTAATAAATGATTGGTTTTACTTAAATAATAATTGTGAAAATAAATATAAGTCATGTCGCCAAACTGGCCATGTATGGCCACCAGCATATTCGCTATACTTGTATTTTATTCCCATTTCATCGAATTTCTTCATCATAATTTGGCAATTTGCATGAGCAATATCTTCTTTACCACCCTGTGAAATCCAAAACTCTTTGATATTAGTATTTATTTTATCCTTATTGATTTTCATAAATTCATACTGTGGGTCGGAAAGTTTAGTATTATTTGCCCACCATCCAGAGCTAAAAACGCCCAAATAACTGAATAAATCAGAATTACGAACGCCTGCATGTAGTGTTTGTAAGCCACCCATTGAAAGCCCTGCTAATGCACGATTTTTAGTATCATTCAAAACTCTATAATTGGATTCTATAAAAGGAATGACTGCATTTTTTAACTCATTTTCAAACTGATTTAATTGTTGCATGCCAAATCCAGCAACTCCACCGCCATTACCATAGAAATTACCATCAACCATTACGATAAGCATGGGTTTTGCTTTGTTTTCAGCGATTAAATTATCTAAAATCAAATCGGTTTTTCCTTGTGTAGCCCAACCTCTTTGGTCTTCACCACCTCCATGTAATAAATATAAAGCTGGATATTTTTCAGTAGAATTATCATAACCCGGAGGGGCATAAACATACACCTCACGCCAAGAATTGGTGACTTTAGAAAAATACTTTTTGATGCGAATATCACCGTGAGGAACATCTTTTAGAGCATAAAACCCACCTTCTCTATAAGGAATTTCAATTCCACTTGCCATTCTACTCATACCATAGAAAGTTTCGCTGGCTGGATCGGCTACTGCTACACCATCAATTAAAAGTGAATAATAATGAAATCCTCGACTAATTGAATCAGTGGTTACATTCCAAAAACCGCTAGTATCTTTTACCATGTCATATTTTTTGCCCAAATCAATTTGTACTTTTTGTGCCTCTGGAGCTTTCACTTTAAAAATTACCCGATTATCTGGCAAAATCTGGGGGTACTTGGCATTCCGAATATTACTTGCAGCAGGAGTACCTAACACCGAATATTTAGTAAACGTACTTGGATTCGTGGGTTTAAACAAAAATTGCGAAAACATATAAAGACCATTTTTCCAAACCTTAAAATCATGTCCACCTGCTTCCAAATAATAAATATGAGGTACATCATTTTCATATAAATAGTCGTGGGTACGCTTACTAAATGTAATTAATCCATCTGCATCACCACACGAAATAAACAGCAGCTTTAATTTTTTCTTAGCTTCTTCAGGATTCGGTAATAATTCTTTAGGAACTTTTGTATTTGGTGCCGAAGAAAAACCACCTACCCAAGCAAATTTATCTAAGTTTCCTAAACCAAAATTCAATGATTGACCCCCTCCCATTGATAAGCCTGCAATGGCACGGTTTTCTCGGTCAGTTAAGGTTGAATAGTTTTTTTCAATAAACGGAATTAAGTCATTCAATAAATCTTTTTCAAAGGTTGCGAAAGCTTCCACTTTATCTTTATCAAAAATATTTCCAATAGCACGGTCATCTTTCATTGCACGTCCATTAGGCATGACCACTATCATGGGTTGGATTTTTCCTTCTGAATACAGGTTATCCAAAATATTTTGAGGATTTGCTCCTTTAAACCATTCGAGATGGTCTCCGCCTATGCCATGAAGTAAATAAAAAACTGGATATTTTTTCTTTTTATCATAGTTTGGAGGCGTATAAACTAATGTTTTACGAGTACTTCCAACGGTCTTGGAAGCATACTGAACCGTATCAATTTTGCCCTTCGCAATGCCATTTTTTGCGTTCTCATAACCTTTAGGCATTTCTTTCTCTGAAGTTTGGGCAAAAGTTTGAATCGTTATCAAGGAAAGGGTAAATATTGCGAAAAATATATTTTTCATATCTAAATGTATTTTACACTTGCAAAATCAGTTTTTAAAAGTGTCTGTAAAGTTTATTGAAAAAGTAATGGAGCCATTTGGAATAAACTACGACGCCAAGT of the Emticicia oligotrophica DSM 17448 genome contains:
- a CDS encoding ribulokinase — protein: MSKKYTIGLDYGTDSVRALVVDTQTGENVGTAVHYYERWKNGLFCNPSISQFRQHPLDYLEGLESAIKGALEGLSDEIKKSIVGISIDTTGSTPVAVDKKGTPLALLPEFSENPNGMFILWKDHTANTEAEEINQLAHTWSTDFTKYVGGIYSSEWFWAKILRTLRVDAAIREKAFSWVEHCDWISAVLTGNTNPLTLKRSRCAAGHKAMWHQEFEGLPSEEFLTKLDPLLTGLRERLFSQTYTSNETMGIISKEWAIKLGLPEDVSIGVGAFDCHMGAVGAEIEPYDFVRVMGTSTCDMLIAPNEEIGHLLIRGICGQVDGSIIPNMLGMEAGQSAYGDYYAWFQKIISEPVRELLGEKAADELVQKLIPYLSEKASLIPITENDPVATDWINGRRTPDANHELKAAFMGLNLGTDAIKLFKMIVEATAFGSKAIVDRFIEEGVPIKQVIAIGGVAKKSPFVMQTLSDVLNMPIKVASSDQACALGAAMNASVAAGVHANLFDAQKAMGSGFDARYEPRPNFVEVYQKLYRKYQSLGKFIEKNA
- a CDS encoding alpha/beta hydrolase-fold protein; this encodes MKNIFFAIFTLSLITIQTFAQTSEKEMPKGYENAKNGIAKGKIDTVQYASKTVGSTRKTLVYTPPNYDKKKKYPVFYLLHGIGGDHLEWFKGANPQNILDNLYSEGKIQPMIVVMPNGRAMKDDRAIGNIFDKDKVEAFATFEKDLLNDLIPFIEKNYSTLTDRENRAIAGLSMGGGQSLNFGLGNLDKFAWVGGFSSAPNTKVPKELLPNPEEAKKKLKLLFISCGDADGLITFSKRTHDYLYENDVPHIYYLEAGGHDFKVWKNGLYMFSQFLFKPTNPSTFTKYSVLGTPAASNIRNAKYPQILPDNRVIFKVKAPEAQKVQIDLGKKYDMVKDTSGFWNVTTDSISRGFHYYSLLIDGVAVADPASETFYGMSRMASGIEIPYREGGFYALKDVPHGDIRIKKYFSKVTNSWREVYVYAPPGYDNSTEKYPALYLLHGGGEDQRGWATQGKTDLILDNLIAENKAKPMLIVMVDGNFYGNGGGVAGFGMQQLNQFENELKNAVIPFIESNYRVLNDTKNRALAGLSMGGLQTLHAGVRNSDLFSYLGVFSSGWWANNTKLSDPQYEFMKINKDKINTNIKEFWISQGGKEDIAHANCQIMMKKFDEMGIKYKYSEYAGGHTWPVWRHDLYLFSQLLFK
- a CDS encoding NUDIX hydrolase; its protein translation is MDKYPHSTRILVALDCIVFGFDGEALKLLLIKRNFEPEKGKWSLMGGFLEGNEDLEVAANRILYDLTGLQDIYFEEIKTFGKVDRDPVERTISICFFALINIHAHNQDSAKAQNAYWIDLKNRPNLIFDHNQMVDLALEQLRYKAALHPIGFELLPEKFTIPQLQKLYEAIYDTPLDRRNFSRKILSTNLLIDTGEKNQNSATKKAILYQLDKDKYQRQFNAFHYFISDSMR
- a CDS encoding alpha-N-arabinofuranosidase, yielding MKKIILSILTGCFTLTLSAQTKITLNTDLAKTKINKHIYGHFAEHLGRCIYGGMYVGEGNTKIPNTAGVRNDVIQALKELKVPNLRWPGGCFADAYQWKDGIGPKDKRPKMVNMWWGGVTEDNSFGTHDFLDLCERIGAEPYLAGNVGSGTVKDLSDWVSYVNHPGGSPMAELRKQNGRQNPWNVKLWGVGNEAWGCGGNMTAEYYSNIYRQYATFMSDSKDAKLYKIASGASDGQYDWTETLMKNIPHHMMDGVALHHYSVLSWKETKGPAVGFTETQYFKTMDEAWKMDEFIKGHSTIMDKYDPQKKIALIVDEWGGWYDVEQGTNPGFLYQQNTMRDAVIAGLTLNIFNNHAERVRGANLAQIVNVLQAVILTNEEKMLLTPTYHVMKMYNVHQDAMLVPMNIESPNYEFNGKKLTAVSSSASKDASGNLNISLTNIDYTKSHEVTINLRGEDFSKVSGKILASSKIDDHNSFEQPNKIAIKDFSGVKFEKGVLKLTIPAFSVIVLNLSK